The following DNA comes from Mesotoga infera.
AACTGATTCGGCATAAATACAAGAAGATAGACGGACACATACCCGGAGTTCTCGGGAAGCCCCTCAATGCATATATATGCGCATTTGTCAGGTCTGAACACGAGTGTACATACGTCGAGGAAGCTCGCGAAAAACTTGCAAGAGGAATGCAGATTCTAATTAGGGAAGGCAGTGTCGAGAGAAACCTCGTCCCGCTTCTTCCACTAATAAATGACAAGACCTATCCATTCGTCTCTTTCTGTACTGACGACAAGCACCCTGACGACATCATAAGGGAGGGTCACATCGACCACAATGTTAGAAAGGCCATTAAACATGGCATTGAGCCAATAATTGCGATAAGGGCGGCAACCATAAATACTGCAAGACATTATAATCTCAGGTCTATGGGAGCAATTGCGCCCGGATATAAGGCGGATCTTGTTGTGGTCGAAGATCTGAAGTCCTTCAGTCCAAGAATGGTCTTCAAGGACTCGAAGGTTGTCGCGAGAGACGGCAGACTAGTGGCTGATGTCATCTCCAGGAGCTTCCCTCAGGAGAAGACCAACACATTCAAGTGCAAAAAAATCAGTGAGAATGATCTCAAAGTAGTGGCTGAAGGAAGGAAAATAAGAGTTATCGAGCTTCTGGGAAGCGAAGTCTTGACGGGAGGGTCAGTTTCAGAGGCAAGAGTTCAAGACAGTTTCGTGGTCAGTGACCCATCGCGAGATATATTGAAGCTTGCGGCAATCTGTCGTTACAGTGAAGAAAAATCTATGTCAGTCGCATTTGCAAAGGGTTCAGGCTTGAAAAAGGGAGCTGTGGCCACTTCGGTGGGTCATGATTCGCACAATTTGGGCGTGCTTGGGGTGAGTGATTCCGATATGGTCTTCGCTGCCAACAGGATCATTGAAATGGGCGGAGGTCTTGTGGCCGTAGTTGACGGAAAGATTATATCTGAGCTGCCGCTGAAGATAGCCGGCCTCATGTCTGACCTCACGAGTAGAGAAGTTGCAGAGAGGTTGGTTGAACTGAAAGAAGCGGCAAAATCAATGGGAAGCAATCTACCAGATCTTTTCATGACCCTGTCATTTGTTCAGCTCTCAGTTATACCGAAATTGAAGTTGACTAATCTCGGCCTGGTTGATGTCGAGAAGAACGACTTTGTGCCGCTTTTCGTTGAGGAGGGTGAAGATGTCTGATTCACAAGAGAGAGTTGTCGGCAGAAGAATCAAGAGGGTAGATGCCCTGGAGAAGGTCGATGGCCGGGCTAAATTCGCTGCCGATGTTTCTTTTGACAGACAGGTTTACTGTGCTCTGGTCATTGCGAAGAAAGCTCACGGAATTCTAAAGTCGATTGACGCTTCAGCTGCCATAAGGCTCCCCGGTATCGAAGGGGTCTTCACCTGGAAGGATATTCCCGGCGAGAACCAGCTTGGCGATGTCATAAAGGATATGCCTTGTCTTGTGAAGGAAGGAGAGAAGATCAGGTTTTACGGTGACGTGGTGGCGGTAGTTGCTGCGAAGGATAAGAAAACGGCCGAAGAAGCCGCGGATCTTGTGAAGGTAGAGGTCGAAGAGCTCCGGCCGGTACTGACAATAGAAGATGCCTTGAAGGACGAGGTTCTTGTGCATGGGAAGCCAAACATCGGAGTCTCAAAGAAAATTCGAAAAGGAAATGCATCTGGATATTTCGAGAACTCTGAACATGTTTTTGAAGGAGAGTTCTATGCGCACTATCAGGAGCAGGCATACATGGAGACCCAGGGAGTAACAGTAGTGCCGGATATTGACTACGGTTTTACGGTCTACGGTACCATGCAGTGCCCTTACTATGTGCAGGGAGCGCTTTCGCATGTTCTGGGGCTTCCAATGAGCAGGATCAGAGTGATTCAAACCGAAACGGGCGGAGCTTTTGGAGGTAAGGAAGATGTTCCCTCTTACGTCGCCGCTTACGCAGCAGTTGCCTCCTACAATCTCAAAAGGCCTGCGAAACTTATATATTCTAGAGAGATCGATATCCAGACAACCTCAAAGCGCCATCCAGTTAAGTCTTACTATAAAGTTGCGCTTGAAGGAAAGAAAATCAAGGCAATGCAGATTAAGGCCTATATGGATATGGGAGCATATGCCACACTCACACCAATCGTCATGTTTAGGACACTTGTACATGCAGCGGGAGCTTACGAGATTGAGAATGTCGATGTCGATGTTTACG
Coding sequences within:
- the ade gene encoding adenine deaminase, whose protein sequence is MGTNIIDIIPVARGDKPADVLLKNCKVVNVFSGEVEEANLALFRKRIAGIGDYEEGVEVIDLEGSYVVPGLIDAHLHIESSMVSPVEFSKTILARGTTTAIADPHEIANVMGLAGIEYMIRSTEGVPVNLYIMIPSAVPASTMETSGATISVMDMIGFVEKFQNRVLGLGEVMNFPDIINGDRDSIAKIELIRHKYKKIDGHIPGVLGKPLNAYICAFVRSEHECTYVEEAREKLARGMQILIREGSVERNLVPLLPLINDKTYPFVSFCTDDKHPDDIIREGHIDHNVRKAIKHGIEPIIAIRAATINTARHYNLRSMGAIAPGYKADLVVVEDLKSFSPRMVFKDSKVVARDGRLVADVISRSFPQEKTNTFKCKKISENDLKVVAEGRKIRVIELLGSEVLTGGSVSEARVQDSFVVSDPSRDILKLAAICRYSEEKSMSVAFAKGSGLKKGAVATSVGHDSHNLGVLGVSDSDMVFAANRIIEMGGGLVAVVDGKIISELPLKIAGLMSDLTSREVAERLVELKEAAKSMGSNLPDLFMTLSFVQLSVIPKLKLTNLGLVDVEKNDFVPLFVEEGEDV